One window of the Salvia splendens isolate huo1 chromosome 1, SspV2, whole genome shotgun sequence genome contains the following:
- the LOC121757114 gene encoding uncharacterized protein LOC121757114 isoform X3, with translation MEVELEPRVKPLVYKVKAMSRESPAQKAAHLLDTDLRNHWSTATNTKEWILLELDEPCLLSHIRIYNKSVLEWEISAGLRYKPETFVKVRPRCEAPRRDMMYPMNYTPCRFVRISCMRGNPIALFFVQLIGISVPGLEPEFQPVVNYLLPYIISHKQDAVDMHLQLLQDVTSRLARFLPHLEADLNSFAEAAEPTMRFLAMLAGPFYPILRIASERENARLAPNFSDHEASKTNMSSTALTVSSNFEPRRSRTTLSASLPISMHLVFRADAVLLLLRKAYKDLDLGNVCRTVSRILLKFMEPMLMHELSASGLASEITSSVHDETPKSDHRDPISLPDYSKLLGEEFQIPFDSWDLTCLNVLDSAAVEEGLVHVLYASTSQPSHCSKLAENTSDLWLALPLIQALLPALRPNSSSPYQIDDKFSLWKQPFVQNALSQIVATSSSAIYCPLLRACAGYLASFSPSHAKAACVLIDLCCGVLAPWTAQVIAKVDLTIELLEDLLCVIQGTHVSFSRARAALKYIVLMLSGNMDDIMAKYKEAKYQLLFLVEMLEPYLDPSLTPLKGMIAFGNVSSIFSENQEKNCATAINVIRTAVRKSAVLPSLEAEWRRVSVAPSVLLSVLDSQMQLPPDIDNRKFPSPGKVEPQSLASLPLSSHHGVISSRSNSQETTDTKVDITDITGKVDVLEDVNLLFAPPELNRMSLIHIPSSTDKNISYSNHLNVSLEVNNASLKNSVNQFRNDADQGIEFSNLLADYSQLTNYRGCELRASEFRRLALNLISQKKFTQESHDVAIDALLLAAECYINPYFMVYLKDNLSSVSNIYHGNSNNHGAADMEKFFGQKDNDLKLVADIERRRDRVVLEILIEAADLDRKYRKVASEGETLGLSVEGGEDAVNLFQQDNLSADAITLVRQNQALLCDFLIHHLQIDSHQEQHPRQEILMWCLLFLLHSATRLFCAPEFVVDVILKFAKSFNMHLTSFCYQSLEGDPQLPNLKLHEVQRCWILLQNLVIGSSGNDERSVLPVNVRNGFRFSNLVPSLVWLQKVPAFSSSPFPIVRYFGWMAVARNSKQYLDDRLFLVSDFPELTYLLSIFSDDLSVVDNIADQKNMGKQIEKLSIHPDINCEDGSKGLGCEDRWQSFHVLYPVISKYFPNLKEDFIGFGETILEAVGLQMKFLSTYMVPDLMCWFSDLCLSPFVQSKNTQALSKDKPDYYKGFVAKNAKAVVLYILETIVVEHMEAMVPEIPRVVQVFVSLCQTSYCDVSFLESILHLLKPIIAYSLNKVPTGEDSLVDESCQNFESLCFSELFKFINSTGENLGASVEKGKCQALTIYVLASVFGNLSFQRKTELLQSALLWADFASSDGTNSLLDYICAYQVLMENCRDLLIATSKVWGIIPLQVSPDSDASISFVNGCPEFSSWFLNDICYSPSPTDVSGEHQDKPVADVSQKVCQLTLEEVKTLPKEIEAIISKLSPTLEQCWRLHNKLSKKLTSTCAECLIYSRCLWLIADRVSVSSGVEDLHPSKLFDDVQDIWRTSLEGLSKKILLLQDKHCWEVASLLLDSLLGVPQHFCLDNVISDVCLAVKNFSNSAPNISWRILTDKLIQLLLARGIYKVCQNEVPLVDLFCAMLVHPEPEQRYIALKHLGRLVGKDIDGGKLILSSTIESVIATPVSPISANEQILSSLVAATWDNVALMASSDTSLLLRTNATALLINFIPFSARSKLQSFLASADNILQCLTALSQPTRYGPLTQFSLALIASVFLYCPSEDISLIPESIWRSIEALGMSKIDRYCTSLEKKACEALCSLKSDGEQAKQVLREVLSSTPPKQQLPDFLTTRDSILMVIGNLTSTKSYLDFFSKDAEQRLMELEEAQMEMEFLQKEHPLPDSTFKLKDWRQLPFMSTYSKDDLRLQQIKEGIKSIEKAKLREEIVARRQQKLLLRRARQQFLEEATLREAELIQKLDRERAEEVEKELERQQLLELERAKTRELRNNLEMEKEKQAQRDLQRELEQVESGVRPSRREFSSSSQTRYREREASRDGGEGSLRASSRGADATTTALPGRGSFSGQLPINLQSRERTDECGSSYEENFDGSKDSGDTGSVGDPDMEGQPISFGSSQRHGSRGSKSRQIIDRKERDGRREGKWERKH, from the exons ATGGAGGTAGAGTTGGAGCCAAGGGTGAAGCCATTGGTTTACAAAGTGAAGGCGATGTCTAGAGAATCACCTGCACAGAAGGCTGCTCACCTGCTCGATACAGACCTCCGCAACCATTGGTCGACCGCCACTAACACCAAAGAGTGGATCTTGCTTGAGCTCGAC GAACCATGTCTGCTCTCGCACATACGGATATATAATAAGTCAGTTCTGGAATGGGAAATTTCAGCTGGGTTACGTTATAAG CCAGAGACCTTTGTTAAGGTTCGTCCCCGCTGTGAAGCTCCTCGGCGTGACATGATGTACCCAATGAATTACACACCTTGCCGCTTTGTGCGGATATCTTGTATGCGTGGAAACCCAATTGCTTTGTTTTTTGTTCAG CTAATTGGGATTTCGGTTCCTGGTTTAGAGCCAGAGTTCCAACCTGTTGTTAACTACTTGTTACCATACATTATATCACACAAACAAGATGCTGTGGATATGCATCTCCAG TTGCTTCAAGACGTTACAAGCCGGTTGGCAAGGTTTCTTCCTCACCTTGAG GCTGATCTTAATAGCTTTGCAGAAGCTGCAGAACCTACTATGCGTTTTCTGGCTATGCTTGCCGGTCCATTTTATCCTATCCTTCGGATTGCAAGCGAAAG AGAGAATGCAAGGCTGGCTCCTAATTTTTCTGACCATGAAGCTTCTAAGACCAATATGTCGTCTACTGCCCTGACGGTTTCCTCAAACTTTGAG CCAAGGAGATCAAGGACTACATTGTCTGCTTCCCTACCTATATCTATGCACTTGGTTTTCCGTGCTGATGCAGTCCTTTTACTACTCAGAAAGGCTTATAAAGATTTGGACCTGGGGAATGTCTGCAGGACG GTATCAAGAATTCTTTTGAAGTTTATGGAGCCTATGCTGATGCACGAATTATCTGCTTCTGGTCTAGCTTCGGAGATTACATCTTCTGTACATGATGAGACTCCTAAATCTGATCATCGTGATCCTATTTCATTACCTGATTACTCGAAATTGTTGGGGGAGGAATTTCAAATTCCATTTGATTCTTGGGACCTCACATGCCTAAACGTGTTAGATTCTGCAGCTGTTGAAGAAGGACTAGTGCATGTTCTTTATGCTTCCACTTCCCAG CCATCACATTGTAGTAAGCTTGCTGAAAATACTTCAGATCTTTGGCTGGCATTACCACTAATTCAAGCCTTGCTTCCAG CACTTCGACCTAATTCAAGCAGTCCTTATCAGATTGATGACAAGTTCTCTCTTTGGAAACAACCATTTGTACAAAATGCACTTTCTCAG ATTGTGGCAACTTCATCTTCAGCGATCTACTGTCCTTTACTTCGGGCTTGTGCTGGCTATTTAGCATCTTTCTCACCATCACAT GCTAAAGCAGCGTGTGTTCTTATTGATCTGTGCTGTGGTGTGTTGGCACCATGGACTGCTCAAGTGATTGCAAAG GTGGACTTGACCATTGAGCTCTTGGAGGACCTTCTGTGTGTGATCCAG GGCACTCATGTTTCATTCTCCCGTGCACGTGCTGCCCTCAAGTATATTGTCCTGATGCTATCTGGAAACATGGATGATATTATGGCAAAATATAAG GAGGCTAAGTACCAGTTACTTTTCTTGGTGGAGATGCTCGAACCTTATCTGGATCCTTCCTTAACCCCCTTGAAGGGCATGATAGCCTTTGGAAATGTATCTTCCATTTTTAGTGAAAATCAAGAAAAGAATTGTGCTACTGCAATAAATGTCATTCGCACAGCGGTAAGGAAGTCTGCGGTACTTCCGTCTCTTGAGGCTGAATGGAGACGTGTATCTGTTGCTCCTAG TGTACTTCTATCAGTTTTGGATTCTCAGATGCAGTTACCTCCTGATATTGACAATCGCAAGTTCCCTTCTCCTGGGAAGGTGGAACCACAGTCATTAGCTTCTCTACCTCTTTCTTCTCATCATGGGGTAATCTCTTCTCGGTCAAATAGCCAAGAGACTACTGATACAAAGGTTGATATTACTGACATTACCGGGAAAGTGGATGTATTGGAGGATGTCAACCTTCTCTTTGCTCCACCAGAACTGAATAGAATGTCTCTCATTCATATTCCATCCAGCACagacaaaaatatttcatattctaACCATCTGAATGTAAGTTTAGAGGTCAACAACGCCAGTCTTAAAAATTCAGTCAACCAGTTTCGAAATGATGCTGACCAGGGTATTGAATTCAGTAATTTGCTGGCTGATTATTCACAACTCACAAATTATAGAGGTTGTGAGCTAAGGGCCTCTGAGTTTAGGCGTTTAGCTCTGAACTTGATCTCCCAGAAAAAGTTTACTCAGGAGAGTCATGACGTTGCCATAGATGCTTTGCTTCTTGCTGCAGAATGTTATATAAATCCCTACTTTATGGTCTATCTCAAGGACAATTTATCCAGTGTGAGCAATATCTACCATGGAAATTCTAATAATCACGGAGCAGCAGATATGGAGAAATTTTTTGGACAAAAAGATAATGATTTGAAGCTTGTTGCAGATATTGAAAGGAGAAGGGACCGAGTTGTTCTTGAAATCCTGATTGAGGCAGCTGACTTAGACAGGAAGTACCGCAAAGTGGCATCAGAGGGCGAAACTTTGGGATTGTCTGTTGAAGGGGGCGAGGATGCTGTTAATTTGTTCCAGCAGGATAATCTCTCAGCAGATGCGATTACCTTGGTTAGGCAGAATCAAGCACTACTCTGCGATTTCTTGATACACCATTTGCAGATAGACTCACATCAGGAGCAGCATCCAAGGCAGGAGATTCTAATGTGGTGCCTTCTTTTTCTGTTGCATTCTGCAACTAGATTATTCTGTGCGCCTGAGTTTGTGGTTGATGTGATATTAAAGTTTGCTAAATCCTTCAACATGCATTTGACATCCTTTTGTTACCAATCATTGGAAGGCGACCCACAGTTACCCAATTTAAAGCTGCATGAGGTGCAACGCTGCTGGATTCTTCTTCAAAACTTGGTCATTGGTTCAAGTGGCAATGATGAAAGATCTGTACTACCAGTTAATGTCAGAAATGGTTTTCGGTTCTCGAATCTTGTTCCTAGTTTGGTCTGGCTGCAGAAAGTACCGgccttttcttcttctcctttccCGATTGTTAGGTATTTTGGATGGATGGCAGTTGCGCGCAATTCCAAGCAATATCTTGATGACCGTCTCTTCCTAGTTTCTGATTTTCCAGAGTTAACATATCTTTTATCCATATTCTCGGATGACCTCTCTGTAGTTGATAACATCGCTGATCAGAAAAATATGGGCAAGCAGATTGAGAAATTGAGTATTCACCCAGATATAAATTGTGAGGATGGAAGCAAGGGTCTAGGATGTGAAGATAGATGGCAATCTTTTCATGTCTTGTATCCTGTTATCAGCAAATATTTTCCTAATTTGAAGGAAGACTTTATAGGTTTTGGTGAAACTATTTTGGAGGCAGTTGGCCTGCAAATGAAATTTCTTTCTACCTATATGGTGCCAGATCTAATGTGTTGGTTTTCTGATTTATGCTTAAGTCCCTTTGTGCAGAGTAAGAATACCCAGGCCTTATCCAAAGACAAGCCTGATTATTACAAAGGTTTTGTTGCCAAGAATGCAAAAGCTGTCGTCCTTTACATTCTTGAAACCATTGTAGTTGAGCATATGGAAGCAATGGTTCCAGAGATACCGAGAGTGGTGCAAGTGTTTGTATCCCTTTGTCAGACATCATACTGCGACGTATCGTTTCTTGAATCGATATTGCATTTGTTAAAGCCCATTATAGCATACTCCCTTAATAAGGTGCCTACCGGGGAAGATTCATTAGTAGATGAATCATGTCAGAATTTTGAATCTTTATGCTTCAGTGAGCTCTTTAAATTTATAAACTCTACTGGCGAGAATCTAGGCGCTTCTGtggaaaaaggaaaatgccAGGCACTAACAATATATGTTCTAGCTTCTGTTTTTGGTAATTTGTCCTTCCAGAGGAAAACAGAACTCTTACAGTCCGCCCTGTTATGGGCCGATTTTGCCTCATCTGATGGAACAAATTCTTTGCTTGATTATATTTGCGCATATCAGGTTCTCATGGAGAACTGCAGAGACCTACTAATTGCTACTTCTAAAGTCTGGGGTATTATTCCACTTCAAGTTTCTCCAGATTCCGATGCTAGCATTAGCTTTGTTAATGGTTGTCCTGAGTTCTCCTCCTGGTTTCTCAATGATATATGCTATTCCCCCTCTCCTACTGATGTATCTGGAGAGCATCAAGATAAACCAGTTGCTGATGTCAGTCAAAAGGTTTGTCAATTGACTTTGGAAGAAGTAAAGACATTACCAAAAGAAATAGAGGCCATTATTTCGAAACTCAGTCCGACCTTGGAACAGTGCTGGAGACTACATAATAAACTGTCCAAGAAACTGACCTCCACATGTGCTGAGTGTTTGATATACTCAAGGTGCTTATGGTTGATTGCTGATAGAGTTTCTGTCTCTTCAGGAGTAGAGGATCTCCATCCAAGCAAACTTTTTGATGATGTGCAAGATATTTGGAGGACAAGTCTTGAAGGACTATCTAAAAAGATCTTACTGCTTCAGGATAAGCATTGTTGGGAGGTTGCATCTCTGTTACTCGACTCTCTCCTGGGAGTGCCCCAGCACTTTTGTTTGGATAATGTGATAAGTGACGTATGCTTAGCGGTTAAGAATTTTTCTAATAGTGCTCCAAACATCTCTTGGAGAATATTAACTGACAAGCTGATACAATTGTTGTTAGCAAGAGGTATCTATAAGGTCTGTCAGAATGAAGTTCCACTGGTTGATCTTTTCTGTGCCATGCTTGTGCATCCTGAGCCGGAACAACGATATATTGCACTAAAACACTTGGGCAGACTTGTGGGCAAGGATATTGACGGTGGAAAGTTAATTCTATCGTCAACGATCGAGTCTGTTATAGCTACACCTGTTTCGCCCATTTCTGCTAATGAGCAGATTTTATCTTCTTTAGTTGCAGCCACATGGGACAACGTAGCCTTGATGGCATCTTCTGATACATCACTGCTCCTGAGAACAAATGCAACTGCGCTTCTTATCAACTTCATACCATTTTCTGCGAGGTCTAAACTGCAATCGTTTCTTGCATCTGCTGACAACATTCTTCAGTGTTTGACAGCTCTTTCACAACCAACACGTTATGGCCCACTTACACAATTCTCTTTGGCGCTCATAGCCAGTGTTTTTCTTTATTGTCCATCTGAAGATATTTCACTGATTCCAGAAAGTATTTGGAGAAGTATTGAAGCTCTTGGAATGTCTAAAATTG ATAGGTATTGCACCAGCCTAGAGAAAAAGGCTTGTGAAGCACTATGCAGTCTTAAAAGCGACGGGGAACAGGCTAAACAG gtcttgagggaagtgcTTTCTTCAACTCCTCCAAAGCAGCAACTTCCTGATTTTTTAACAACCCGCGATTCCATTCTTATG GTTATTGGCAATTTAACCTCTACCAAATCATACTTGGACTTCTTCTCAAAGGATGCTGAACAGAGGCTCATG GAGCTGGAAGAAGCTCAAATGGAAATGGAATTTCTGCAAAAGGAGCACCCACTACCTGATTCAACCTTCAAACTCAAAGATTGGCGCCAATTACCATTTATGTCCA CCTATTCAAAGGATGATCTTCGATTGCAACAAATTAAAGAAGGAATTAAATCTAT AGAAAAGGCAAAACTCAGGGAAGAAATAGTCGCTCGCAGGCAACAAAAGCTTCTTTTGAGGCGTGCCCGTCAACAATTTTTAGAAGAGGCAACTTTACGAGAAGCAGAACTCATTCAGAAGCTTGATAG AGAGAGAGCAGAAGAGGTAGAAAAGGAGCTCGAGCGACAGCAGTTGCTTGAACTTGAACGAGCAAAAACTAGAGAATTACGGAACAATCTTGAAATGGAGAAAGAAAAGCAGGCTCAG agaGATCTCCAGCGGGAACTTGAGCAAGTTGAATCTGGAGTCCGACCTTCTAGACGAGAATTTTCATCTTCCAGTCAAACTAG GTACCGTGAAAGAGAAGCAAGCAGGGATGGGGGCGAAGGTAGCTTAAGAGCAAGTAGTCGTGGTGCTGATGCTACCACAACAGCTCTACCTGGCAGGGGCTCATTCTCGGGACAACTTCCCATCAATCTGCAATCGCGTGAAAGAACAGATGAATGTGGCAGCAGTTATGAAGAAAATTTTGATGGAAGCAAGGATTCAGGTGATACAGGTAGTGTTGGGGATCCAGACATGGAGGGGCAGCCCATTAGTTTTGGATCTAGTCAGAGGCATGGATCCAGGGGCAGCAAATCGCGCCAGATAATTGACAGGAAAGAACGCGATGGTAGACGTGAAGGAAAATGGGAGCGAAAACACTAG